CGATCTGGGGATGATCGAAAGCCGCGACATCCTGCTGTTTATCTCCTATTCCGGCCATGCGAAAGAGCTGGATTTAATTATTCCTCGCCTGCAGGAAAAGGCCGTGACGTTGATTGCCATTACCGGCAAAGCGCAGTCGCCGCTGGCGAAGGCGGCCTTTGCCACGCTGGATATTTCAGTTGAGCGCGAAGCCTGCCCGATGCGCCTTGCGCCGACTTCCAGCGCGGTGAATACGTTAATGATGGGGGATGCGCTGGCTATGGCGGTGATGCAGGAGCGTGGCTTCAATGAAGAGGATTTTGCACGTTCACACCCGGCCGGTGCGTTAGGCGCACGTTTGTTAAACCGGGTTCATCACCTGATGCGCACCGGCGAACAACTCCCGCAGGTGGCGGATAGTGCCTCCGTAATGGACGCCATGCTGGAGCTAAGCCGCACAGGGCTGGGGCTGGTTGCCGTCTGTGACAAAACGCAGCAAGTTGCAGGGGTCTTTACCGATGGCGACCTGCGCCGCTGGCTGGTGGGCGGCGGTAAACTGGAAGCCGGGATCAACGACGCCATGACGAAGAGTGGCACGGTGCTGAACGCGGAAACCCGGGCGATAGACGCCCAAGAGGTGCTGATGAAAAAACGCATTAGCGCGGCGCCGGTCGTGGATGAAAGCGGCAGGCTGCTTGGGGCCATTAACCTGCATGATTTTCATCAGGCAGGGATTTGATAGCCGTCTCTGTCGCCCCCAAATGAGGGCGACAGAACGCTTTACTGAACGCGAGCCAGCGCTACGGCCTGGCCTAATTGCCACACCGCCATCGCATAATGGGTGCTGTGGTTGTAGCGGGTAATGGCGTAAAAGTTTGGCAGCCCGTACCAGTACTGGTAACGGTCGCCCATATCCAGGCGCAGCAGGCTCACTTCCTGATGATTGCCCAAAGAGCCCTGTGGACTCAGGCCAGATTGCCCCAGCGCCGCCACGGAGTATTTGGTGTTGAAGCCGTTAGCCAGCCCCGGCACCTGACCATTGGCCGGCACGGCAACCATGTCGCCCTTCTCCCAGCCGTGCGCTTTGAAATAGTTCGCCACGCTGCCAATAGCATCTTCCGGATCCCACAGGTTTACGTGGCCGTCGCCGTTGAAGTCCACCGCGTACTCTTTAAATGAAGACGGCATAAACTGCCCGTAGCCCATTGCCCCGGCGAAGGAGCCTTTCAGCGCCAACGGATCGTCCCCTTCATTACGCGCCATCAGCAGGAAGGTTTCCAGCTCG
This Klebsiella michiganensis DNA region includes the following protein-coding sequences:
- a CDS encoding arabinose 5-phosphate isomerase, with the translated sequence MNQRMINAARETLLLELQEASRLPDRLGEGFVAAASAVLACQGKVIVSGMGKSGHIGKKIAATFAITGTPAFFVHPAEALHGDLGMIESRDILLFISYSGHAKELDLIIPRLQEKAVTLIAITGKAQSPLAKAAFATLDISVEREACPMRLAPTSSAVNTLMMGDALAMAVMQERGFNEEDFARSHPAGALGARLLNRVHHLMRTGEQLPQVADSASVMDAMLELSRTGLGLVAVCDKTQQVAGVFTDGDLRRWLVGGGKLEAGINDAMTKSGTVLNAETRAIDAQEVLMKKRISAAPVVDESGRLLGAINLHDFHQAGI